In Arachis hypogaea cultivar Tifrunner chromosome 17, arahy.Tifrunner.gnm2.J5K5, whole genome shotgun sequence, a single window of DNA contains:
- the LOC112764528 gene encoding protein IQ-DOMAIN 32: protein MGRPASCFKLIICGGDAAEKDGYQVAQIKDSNDKRGWSFRKKSVTAKQRVLSNTVTADSSSANKESSQCNSFNFEPNVVDKVYTTNNSDKKPNLSCIESSETNVIEAESKKDVNPPESAVITIQAAIRGLLAQRDLMQIKNLVKLQAAVRGHLVRSHAVGTLRCVQAIAKMQLLVRARRAQQSQENQSHMNKSNVMDASIEKLLSSRFARQLLESTPKNKPIHVKCDPSKADSAWKWLERWMSMSSKYTSDDKKTSSLTEESEVYPQTADTKPSVEDSILPSRDEKKPITHDANNFSFQAIRSPSPSKKAVEFGAKVASAEIGSFKDGKSASDVSARPEVKSLPQKPEIDGELRKRSMKRYASDQLEAERNKSGHGSRKVSNPAFIAAQSKFEELSSTINSGRTSSFSEQTAAVESEADTSSVNMDMAYRSKELSENSGPFFSKIGGSQCGTKLSISSTLDSPNVSEVGPIEDDQDAKDLEGVGNLDKKTNLDVDTDIPGAIPSSNLATAVMDQTETVDEINGIMVHSSVAVDSEEPVSKTEKNASDVQRDQNEDPLQGFRSSREASPKTHTKVPESQETPSSQLSMKPKDSKDKSRSNSKLGTPPGVNKSPVNGNHDSSSRGQPSGKRRNSFGSVKADHIDQEPTGNTNNNSPLPRFMQATESAKAKTSANNTPRSSPDVHERDVQVKKRHSLPGATGRQVSPHIQQSMSQAQQNPKGYCVQPQPTQERKWVR from the exons ATGGGAAGACCGGCCTCCTGCTTCAAGCTAATTATATGCGGCGGCGATGCGGCGGAGAAGGACGGTTACCAAGTAGCTCAG ATCAAGGATTCTAATGATAAACGTGGTTGGAGTTTCCGCAAGAAATCTGTAACTGCAAAACAACGTGTGCTTAGCAATACTGTGACTGCAGATTCCTCATCTGCAAATAAGGAGAGTTCACAATGTAATAGTTTTAATTTTGAACCTAACGTTGTTGACAAGGTTTACACAACAAATAACTCTGATAAGAAGCCCAATTTATCCTGCATTGAAAGTTCAGAAACGAATGTCATTGAAGCAGAGAGTAAAAAGGACGTGAATCCCCCAGAATCTGCTGTTATCACTATCCAGGCTGCCATCAGAGGGTTGCTG GCTCAGAGAGATTTAATGCAGATTAAGAATTTAGTGAAATTGCAAGCTGCTGTTCGTGGGCACTTGGTCCGGAGCCATGCTGTAGGAACCCTTCGCTGTGTTCAAGCCATTGCTAAAATGCAGCTTCTTGTTCGAGCTCGTCGGGCTCAGCAATCACAG GAAAATCAAAGCCACATGAACAAGTCAAATGTGATGGATGCATCCATTGAGAAGCTGCTTAGCAGTAGGTTTGCTCGCCAG CTATTGGAATCAACACCAAAAAATAAACCTATACATGTCAAGTGTGATCCTTCTAAAGCTGATTCTGCATGGAAATGGTTGGAGAGGTGGATGTCTATGTCTTCAAAGTATACTTCAGATGACAAAAAAACAAGTTCCCTGACAGAGGAATCAGAAGTTTATCCACAGACAGCTGACACAAAGCCCAGTGTGGAGGATTCAATTCTACCTTCTAGGGATGAAAAGAAGCCAATTACTCATGATGCTAATAACTTCAGCTTTCAAGCAATCCGCTCTCCATCACCTTCTAAAAAGGCAGTTGAATTTGGTGCTAAAGTAGCCTCAGCAGAAATCGGTTCGTTTAAAGATGGAAAATCAGCATCAGATGTAAGTGCCCGACCAGAGGTTAAATCCCTTCCTCAGAAGCCTGAAATTGATGGCGAGCTGCGCAAACGATCAATGAAAAGATATGCATCAGACCAACTAGAAGCTGAACGAAATAAATCTGGACATGGATCAAGAAAGGTCAGTAATCCTGCATTTATTGCTGCACAGTCAAAATTTGAAGAGCTGAGTTCAACGATAAATTCAGGTAGGACAAGCAGTTTTTCTGAACAAACTGCAGCAGTTGAATCAGAAGCAGACACCTCTTCTGTCAACATGGATAtggcatatagatcaaaagagtTATCTGAGAATTCTGGTCCCTTTTTTTCTAAGATTGGTGGTTCTCAATGTGGTACTAAACTATCTATTTCTTCCACTCTTGATTCACCCAATGTATCCGAGGTTGGTCCTATTGAAGATGACCAAGATGCCAAAGATTTAGAAGGGGTTGGAAATCTTGACAAGAAAACAAACCTTGATGTTGATACCGATATTCCAGGTGCTATTCCATCTTCTAACTTAGCCACTGCTGTTATGGATCAGACAGAAACTGTTGACGAAATCAATGGCATTATGGTTCACTCATCAGTTGCAGTGGACTCTGAAGAGCCTGTTAGCAAGACTGAGAAAAATGCATCTGATGTACAGAGAGATCAAAATGAGGATCCTCTGCAAGGTTTCAGATCATCTCGAGAAGCATCACCTAAAACACACACAAAGGTCCCTGAATCACAAGAAACACCTTCGAGTCAGTTATCTATGAAACCCAAAGACAGCAAAGACAAGTCTAGATCCAACAGTAAACTTGGGACCCCACCAGGGGTTAACAAATCACCTGTAAACGGAAATCATGATTCGAGCTCTAGAGGTCAGCCGAGTGGGAAGCGACGCAATTCATTTGGCTCAGTTAAAGCTGATCACATTGATCAAGAACCTACAGGTAACACAAATAACAATAGTCCTCTTCCCCGTTTCATGCAAGCAACAGAATCAGCTAAGGCCAAAACCAGTGCAAATAACACACCAAGGTCAAGTCCAGATGTGCATGAACGAGATGTTCAAGTTAAGAAGAGACACTCGTTACCAGGTGCCACCGGCAGGCAGGTTTCTCCACACATCCAACAATCGATGTCTCAAGCACAGCAGAACCCGAAGGGATATTGTGTACAGCCTCAGCCTACACAAG AGAGAAAATGGGTGAGGTGA
- the LOC112764591 gene encoding zinc finger CCCH domain-containing protein 6: protein MRGLHKSKRVSWASDLDLCQIRLFLSEESPSQVGLNSQDHLQAKTSLLLPPGGTSSDDFLPPGFEGTQASTHFEVDLSQIPVSRWTTPCKIILNLAWQVVAGEESKEVEDQCQREMRVLEAIYPRPSSIPPNPSVSADVEASQCIDSQTTLIPITPMEDEDATTDSISQSNSFELPPVIPNGPNPHTSVQLAHGSLSDALTSVMKNNEHGNLIDPELFNNILKNPEVIEKLVRDYGASNSLQSANNPGSSSVTFSHPSLSSHQVEASAPTSVTFSSPNYPSSGGNQVGPVSTQWLPRPPMSQATISSASDVSLPKDVNYYKSLIQQHGEERQETHPYTANRQIQRPMVNHETPQHNSRSRETKSKIMKPCIFFNSSRGCRNGANCAYQHDVTFQSRGSAVPSVQSSKRMKMDSEISS from the exons ATGCGTGGATTACACAAATCGAAAAGAGTTTCATGGGCCTCCGATTTAGATCTTTGTCAG ATTAGGTTATTCTTATCAGAGGAATCTCCTTCTCAAGTTGGTTTAAATTCTCAGGATCACCTCCAAGCAAAGACATCATTGCTATTACCTCCAGGAGGAACAAGTTCTGATGACTTTCTACCTCCTGGATTTGAGGGAACCCAAGCCTCGACCCATTTTGAGGTTGATCTGTCTCAAATACCAGTGTCTAGGTGGACTACACCATGCAAG ATTATACTTAATTTAGCGTGGCAAGTGGTGGCTGGGGAAGAAAGCAAGGAGGTAGAAGATCAATGTCAGAGGGAGATGAGAGTACTTGAAGCAATTTATCCCCGCCCATCATCCATTCCTCCAAA CCCATCTGTTTCAGCGGATGTCGAGGCTTCCCAGTGCATTGATAGCCAAACTACCTTGATACCAATTACACCTATGGAAGATGAAGATGCTACAACTGATTCTATCTCACAATCTAATTCTTTTGAATTACCTCCTGTCATACCAAATGGTCCAAACCCCCACACAAGTGTGCAGTTAGCTCATGGCTCATTATCTGATGCATTAACTAGTGTGatgaagaataatgaacatgGGAATTTGATTGATCCTGAATTATTCAATAATATTCTCAAAAACCCAGAAGTGATTGAGAAACTGGTTAGAGATTATGGAGCCTCTAACAGTTTGCAGAGTGCAAATAATCCGGGGTCATCTTCAGTGACATTTTCACATCCATCTCTTTCTAGTCATCAAGTAGAAGCCAGTGCACCAACATCAGTTACATTTTCGTCTCCTAACTATCCTTCTTCAGGTGGAAATCAAGTAGGACCTGTTTCTACCCAATGGCTTCCTAGGCCTCCGATGAGTCAAGCTACAATTTCTTCTGCCTCAGACGTCTCTCTACCAAAGGATGTAAATTATTACAAGAGCTTAATTCAACAACATGGAGAAGAGAGACAAGAAACACACCCTTACACTGCTAACCGTCAAATCCAGAGACCAATGGTGAACCATGAGACACCACAACACAATTCTAGATCAAGGGAAACTAAATCGAAGATAATGAAACCTTGTATATTCTTTAACAGTTCTAGAGGATGTCGAAATGGTGCTAATTGTGCATACCAACATGATGTAACATTCCAATCACGAGGTAGTGCCGTGCCTTCGGTACAAAGTTCAAAGAGAATGAAAATGGATAGTGAGATCAGCAGTTAG
- the LOC112764592 gene encoding histone H3.3, with product MARTKQTARKSTGGKAPRKELARKAAKKSAPTTFGVKKPHRFRPGTVALREIRKYQKSTELLIRKLPFQRFVREIAQNFKTDLRFQSHAVLALQEAVEAYLVGLFEDTNLCAIHAKRVTIMPKDLQLARRIRGERA from the exons ATGGCTCGCACGAAGCAAACTGCTCGCAAGTCCACCGGTGGCAAGGCCCCTAGAAAGGAACTCGCTAGGAAG GCTGCGAAGAAATCTGCTCCAACAACCTTTGGAGTGAAGAAGCCGCATCGTTTTCGCCCTGGAACTGTTGCCCTACG TGAGATACGAAAATACCAAAAGAGTACCGAGCTTCTGATTCGCAAGTTACCATTCCAGCGTTTCGTTCGTGAAATCGCTCAGAACTTCAAG ACGGACCTGAGGTTTCAGAGCCATGCGGTTCTTGCACTTCAGGAGGCAGTGGAGGCTTATCTAGTGGGACTCTTTGAGGACACAAACTTGTGTGCAATCCACGCCAAGAGAGTTACCATTATGCCCAAGGACCTTCAGCTTGCCAGGCGTATCCGTGGCGAACGtgcttaa